Part of the Musa acuminata AAA Group cultivar baxijiao chromosome BXJ3-10, Cavendish_Baxijiao_AAA, whole genome shotgun sequence genome, ataTCCCAAGGTCCCTCAATGACGATTCAAACAACATCAGCTTCATTATGGaatggagaaagaaaaaaaaatcagattcaaGATCTATGATAGCAGGTGGGGCATCAAGAGGCCATGGCGTTGACATGGAAGTTGATTCTTCAGCGAGACAGAAGATGATAATAATGCTACCTCATCGATTCATTTCCAACTTCAATTTCAAACAGTTGACCGAAACGAAAAGGCATCATTTCCGCATATTGAAGAACACATGATCTTATTGCCTATGATATTTCCATAATAAAGAAACCATACCAACTATTATCGGCTCCATTGTACCGACTCCGCTTGATGAAGACCTTGCAGTAGCTCAGGTTCTTTGTATGCTGTATCAAACATGAAGGAAATGTCTGAATACGACAGAACTGCAATTAAACTATTGCCAAGGTGAATTTGAAGAAGATCGTTAGAcagtaaaataatcataaaaaaaaagcaaaaatcctTGTCAAAATCACATTTGTGGCTGTATTATGATCCTACCACAGACAGGAGATGGAAAAAAGATGGGCATTTAACCAATGCACCAGCCATAGAGGACAATGCAGCTTGGACAGGCAATTAGCAATCAAGATCATCACAAGACCGACCATGTGGGTGCCAATAAAATCTTTGCCGAAGCCATTGAAGCAATATTTTATGCTACTTTTCAAAGTCTGGATCGACCTATTGGGAAAGGTCATCTTTGCAACAAGTGATGTCAGCAGCAAACATGTTTGCACACATACATCTATTCACACAAATAATAGATTATAGACATTAATAGTCAACATTTAACTGGTCAGAATTATTAGGCTCAGCCTTGTCAATACTGTAATTGTACTGCCAAATCTGTTACCTGCAATAGTCATCCTACTTTTATCAATTTGTTAATTTAAAAACAACCAATAGTTAAAACACTGCAACAGATTTACTGAATgctataaaaaaagagaaaaaaaataataaccaAGCGTAATCAATAAGTACAAAGCTCAAATTTTGAAATCCAGAATATGCAATTTTATGTACAGACCATGTAACAATGAAGACTATATAATTATATAACTAAAACTCTATAAATAAGTAGTATTTGTTACCATGAGATAACATTCATCCATTTACTGCAGTTGGTTTGATGTCAGCTAACTCAACAAATACCTTGTCCCCTCAATTAGTCCAATTGCAATCCAATAACAGATCTCACCCCTCTCCAATAGGACTATGTATGGAGCCATTGGTGGTACGGGTCAAACCTGAACCATCCGAATGCCAATTACCAAATAGGCAAAGCCCATGTACAAAGGTCCAATCTCTTCAAAGGACCTGTCACATAAATCACCCGCCAAAATCCAGATACATCTCTCTTATCTCATTTAATTGCTACCAACCTGCTCTCTCTACTGTACCTTCACCTCATAATTGTACAGACTAGACTATCAAAGGGAATCGATTGGAGTAAACTACAATATTCCCTCCTAGCCTTCTCTTTCTCCAGCCCTTCACACTAACCTCATCATCCATCAGTAGTTATATGTGATTCTTGACAGTATTTAATGCTAGCTCTGATCTCCAAATTGAATGACCCGCATGCTATTTAGGTAGTGTTGTACATCCCGTTTAGTGAATTTTAACATCTAATGCTAAACAAATGGGTCTAATGCCCCCCCACCAAAATGAAAGACCAGATACATAGTGTTGTACATATTGACATCCTGAAACTAGAAGTTTCAAACACCAAGGTGACACCTACCAAAGGTGTTTATTTGCAATTTAATTGTTTCAAGTTGACCTACTCAACAAGTCTCATTTAAGCAACCTTATGTAAGGCCCAACTCAATCATTTGATATGCTTCACTTATCAGCTGATAGGCTTAGCCTGGTAGCTGATTTGGTGAAGGTTGAGCCAATTTAACTGGTTTCaataaagcacttagtaaaatgtGCAAAAAAATGTTACCATCGCTGAAAGAAACTGACCCAGTAACATCTTCAGTTTAAGGAatcacatctacaattacaaaaagGTATAACATAAAGACGGGAGGTGAAGAACCGAAATGACAGAGGAGAGCTAGGAGATTGAAGAGAAATTAGGATAGGCAGAGCAAGGAAGGAGGCAGGATAGAAGAGGGGAGACAATGAATTTGGAGTTAGGATAGGAATCTGTGTACTTAAATATACAAGATTAGGATTCAAGTCAACTTAGATCGAGGTTCAAATTAGGTTAGGCCTATGCCAAACCCACCTCAAAGACGGTTATACAAAATTTAGATTTTCCTCAATCATGACCAAACAGATAAAAGCCCACCCCAACTTTACCAAATTCTTGTCAGGCTCCCTTGCTATCCCCATCTAACATGTTTGTGTCCATTCCTGAAAAGACAAGACCACCTGTTATATGAACAAAGGTTCCAGTGATATTGTTTCTTCATTTGTAGCTTTGTAATCATAATTGTGGCTCCATTATCTACTTTTTAATGATTTATTGCATTATATTTATCTCTATTTTAGATGAATTGGTTCCTCTATGTAATGTGAATCGCTGTGCTGGACTAAGCATATCATCCATCTGTTACTCTTCGCATAACTTTTCACATTCACATCTAGTTTTATCACAtgaaatttattttaccaatttttgtatatatatatatatatatataactatgaaAGTATAAATTATAATTACCATATGTGCTCCTAATATTTTAGGTATCGATATTCTTTTAGACCCCATATGATCTTATGTGTATTATTAGTTAGTAATATCATACattgtttatatttttttcattcctATATTTTCAGAGTCAGCAGTGTGCATTTTGCAATCCTAAGTGTAAATCCTGACTCCACATCGCACCTGATTCTACATATGGCGGCACTAACTACCCAATTCTAATCAAAACCCTCAAGCAGTCTGACAAAGCAAGGGCACTGTAGATTATTAATCAGGAAAGCATATATGATATCGGAAATGCACCAATTTTGGATCAAAActctaagaaaataaaaattaaaagatgTAGCATAATCACATAGATACTAATTTCCCAACAACCCGAGGCAAATAAGATGATCAGAGTCCTCACTACCTCAACTCAGACCGTGGGTTTGCGTTGGaagccttggccagggtcatcttCGGAGGGGAAGGCGCTGAGGGCAGTGACCACGGCGGCGGGGGGCCCGACCCTGCAGCGCCTCTCGACCATCTCGTCGACAGCGGTGGGGTCGCCGGAGAAGAGCGCCTCGACGGAGCCATCCCTCCGGTTGCGGACCCAACCGTTGAGACCGAGTTCCCGGGCGGTCTGGACCGTCCAATCGCGGAAGAAAACACCCTGCACTCGCCCCTTGACGACCACCCGCAGCTGGAAGAAATTCAGCCATACCATGTTATATACATCAGATATGAAAAGGAGTCGATAACAAAGAGAGTGAAAGAGAGAAATAATACGGTTTTGGCGGACGGAGGCATCGGCGACGGCGTTGCGGCGGTAGCGATGGCGTTCATGGAGGGTACCGGTGGAGAGAGAAGATTCGAGAAAGAGGAACAAAAGGAGAGGTGATGACGGTATTCTGTAATGTGATTGCTTGTAGACTagagagaaaataataataattaagaaaAATCTAAGggcgaataaaaaaaaaaaaccctaactttgattttttttttttgacatataACCCTCTTACTattctaaataatattttttttgacatACATATAACCCTCTTACTATTCTCAAATGGTTCTTGTTGCCTTATAAGTGAAATATCATTTTTACTTATTTTTTTAATGGATCGATTCATGAGATGAATCGTTTCAattgtaatatttttatattctgtTATAGTACTTTTAGCTATATTAGTAAAATACTATATCATagtattttttactaattttataaaaatattatatttatatttttttatacaacATTACAATGTTCTCCGTAATACTTATTAAAACACTATAATacagtaaaaaatattataacataatatttttattttcagcaATACTAGAAAAATACTGTAATGcagtataaaaatactataacagaaTATTTTTGTAAAAATACTGTAACTAGATTAGGTCACCCTATAGATTGgtccataagaaaaaaaaaaaaggagaaaaagagaaaaaaaaaaaggtagatgACCAGAGGTATTTTAGATATtaagtaaaaatatattattttgaaattCTGAATATGAGGAGCGATTTCCAAAAAAAAACCCTAAAAGGAGAAGTTTTATTGAAATTTATCCAATAATTTTAATAACAAAAAGAAGTCTGTAGTACTACAGTAAAATTGTTCCTCAATTTGAGGAGATTTAATGATATTGTTTGATGAGATTTTGAGAGATGTGAATGATCTCACCTCTCAAGGAAAGAACTACCTACATTGATGCGAGATAAGTAAACCTCAATGTCTTAATTGATTTTCAGATTGTCTGGACTGTGATAAAAATGTTTAGGGATGAGTGTGGGCATAGTATCCACTAGAATGAAGCATTTGCAAAGAACATTTATCTGATCTTTATACATCTGAATTTATTTGTCCTAAAAAGGGATCATGGATTTGTTTTGAAGATGCTTTCAACAGGTTACAGGCTGCAGACCTCTAGTAGCAATGCAAGAACAAAACAAAGATGAAGGCTGAGAAGAAGCAGAAGATGATGGAAACTCTTTCCATTGTTGCCCAAGAGCCAACAGCCCTTTTACTACTATAGAACCCTCTCCTGCAGTCCTAGAAACAAAATCTCAGGAATGAACTTGTTTAGTTTGACATTTACATACTTGATGGATTTAGAACAAAGACCATGCATGTACTTCGATGATGCTTTTATCTAGGATCAAACACACCAAAGAGTAATTAGTTTGATATTTACATACTTGATGATGTTATAGTATCATTGCTCATTCCCCTAGAAATTTATCTTATTCAGCAGTTTATACATAGTCTTCGTGTGTGCTTTCATATCCTAACTTTTGACATCTCAATGAGGCATGATGAATGCATATAGTACTTTCATGATTTTGGTTTCTACTAGAATTGAAGAACAGAATAGAGATATAGAAGAGTGTGATACTTGAAAGTAATTCATTCTAAATCATACATGTTTTATGCTTTTGATCATAACTACGTGCACATTCTAATATGTAGTTTCGTAGGACTTCGGCAGGGTTGAGTTAGATTAACCTTAACATAACCCAATTTGGGTACATGTGAAACATCCTAACCTAACCCATGCAGCAAAATGGTGAAGCATCATCTATTTTCTTGCATCAAGTGCCTGAGGTGACTCAAGTTGGTTTAGTCTCCtcagttattattattttcttaactAAGTAATTAGTTGTCTATTAAAACTAATATTTcaagaaaacaaggcagaaataaataacatagggTTTATTGACGAGAAACAACACAAAATCAAGTTTTTGACACAATTAATTAGAGTGAAGATGTACATGTAAGTAAGAAAAGTCACAGAGGCAAGAGTTGGAAGGAAGATCTAAAAAACAATAACTGGATAAACAATAATCTCTTTTATTTTCCCTGACGGAAATTTCTGATCACAAATAGTTACTGGCATTACAAGGAGGACACTTCTCAATACAAGAAATAGCATACAACACTGATAAATATACTATATTAGTGTATCCTATACAGGTCATCAAGATAATCCCAAGAGATTGCAGGCTTACTCAATTATTCCCCTGTTCCAGCAATCTTCTTCTTTAAAGCTTCAATGTCATTGACTAGTTCTTTTCTGCTATCCTGCAAATGACAAGTTTATCTAGTCAGGGAACAAAAAATGATGACAAAGAATAAGAAGGGCAAGATTATAAGCATACTACATCTTTATGAGAATCAGATAGAACAAATTTGTCAATCCAGTTATCTTCGTTCGGGAATGTTCCATCAGATTTCATTTAATGGAATCAATCATGAACATTCTGCGGTCGAGGAGAACATAAGAAATCTCACCTGGTTTAACTCTTGTCCTCCGTAGCACCAAAAGAAGAATAGACATGTATGAAATTTTACATGAATAAATATTTCATACTTTAGCTGTTGCGATATAGCCTATTTACAGATGATGTTCATGTCTATTCTTTTAGTAGAACCTCTTTTGGAGTCCTATACCACCGCCATATTGGCTAATTTACAAAAGAATTCAATGATAATTATAATCATCAACTACCTCAATGCTCAATGAAACTGGGAAATCTAACAGGACAAATGCCTCAGAAACTGCTATAGAAGATGGATTGTTTGACTCAAACAGGAACATTCTCGAGAACATCTAAATCTTAAGCTTACCTTGAAAAGTAGGTAGCGGTATACAAACCATCCAGTGTATCCGAGACCCACTAATTCCATGATCTTTGGAAGCTGTAAGAACAAGAGAACAGTTTTGAGTTACATCAACTGAAGCATCATGACtttagacagaaaaaaaaaaagagcaacaAATTTCTTGTCTTGAATACAAAAAAATCTCACAAATAAGGTCACAAATACTAATTCAAGACAAGAAAGGGAACCACAGCACAAACATTTCTGTCTTTACTGCTCAACAATGCTGGCACAAGTCACTGTTAGTTCACACAAGTATGCAATGTGGAATCCAGGCAATATGAAATTTTGGTACCAGAGGAACCGAGTTGATGGCACCAACAACAACGGAAGATAGCCACACCGCAACAATTGCACCACCCCCATACAATAAGACAGTAGATTTGTTCTCGATCGAATCCCACTGTTATCACAATTACATCAGATAATCCATTAGGAGAAGAGGGATCGCTAAAGAATGCTAATATGCAGGAGCTGTGAGGACATACTTTCTCCTTCAAATCAGCCAGCAGCTCATCACCAGACCCAGATGACTCCTCCGATGAAGAAGTCGCTCTCGCCCGTAGCGAAGAGAACCTGCAATGATCTGCTGCCATCAAGAACCTGAATCAGTCGATGCCTCTTTGCCTACCCAACCACCGGACCTGTACTAATTTGTGGGTTAAAGATGGAATCTCAAAGATGGAGGAGGATACCACGGGGTTGGGAGGAGGAAAGAGAAATGGGAGGAGACGAGAAGGAGCGGCGAGGCGGcggcgggaggaggaggactgGGGCCCGGTGAGAGGCTGAACCGGGCGCGGGCGCGAGGAGGCGAGATCCAGAGAGCACCGCTGCCGGAGGGGACGCTGCTGCAAACGCCGTCGCCGCCATGGAGCTCGCTGTTGacttcggcgattgcttccttcccCCTTCTCCGGCTTTCAGATTGGTCTTGCTTTTGCTTGCCTCCCCTCAAAAATGCCCAAGTGATTTGGCCACCCAACCTCTGTCCACTATCCAATAGACAGGTGGCAGATGGACTTCTTCTTATTGGTTGCTTGTCTATCATGATATCATCGTGACAAAAGAATATGTGATCCCGGAACTCTTCGAGTTATCCTATTTCTTGGTTGAAAAGAAGAACTCATCTTCatgtttttaattttcttttgtaaataagcatattcaaatttaaagaaaatgatGAAATGTTTTTCTGATGAATTTTTACCAATGCAGCTAAACTTAGTCATAACGACTGCAAGCTTAACTTTGATGAATTTTTATTATTGATTGAACCTTATTTCTGGACCTTATTCGTATACACCAAATGATACTATTAAATATACACAAAAGGATTATTGAGAAACACTTACTGGTCAAATAGCATTAGTTTGGTGCTACATACTAACTAAACAACACATTTCATGCTCTCTTCATTGGATAAACCCTCCATGTTGTTCACCACATGTTTCTTGATCCGATGCTCAACTCTAGTTAAACATCTAATTTCCTGCCAGTATCAGGATCTCAGACACTTTATGACAACCCCCTGAATTGTAGGCTCACCAGATGAGGAAACGAGTTTGTTTTCAACACAGCAATGAGAAAATAAAGAGAACATTATGATTCAGCAAAAATGTCAGAGAAGTTTCCTTAGCAATCAAGTGATCATTAAAAACAGTTCGATGATGACAATAACAACTAGTAACAATTTTCATTTAAAGAATTTAGAAATAACAAATCAGGTAACAGCACCGGCATTTGCAGAAACAGAAAAAAGATCTTAGGTGAATTTTCCTGTACGTTCCTgtccaagaaatcatatatattatGTCTAGAATTACAATAAAACTAGATTCTGGTTAAAACAACGTACATAAAGCTTCAAATGATGAACGGCTTCTTGCAATCCTTGacatatgaaagaaaaaaaattccttGCGAGACATGATTGGCACAACAAAATTTTTTAGCACATTCAATCAACTTCCCTTTCTTTTACTCTTCTTACCCGTACctttcttcttccccttcttgtTGTCAAAAGTGCTACTTTTGGATGTGGTGGGAGCCAAAAGATGCTTGACATTCAGAACGCCTTTCCTGAAATGTCCCTCGGTTGCTTTCAACCCCCTGCCCTCTGGTTTTGGCTTCCTGGCTTTACTGTTACTCTTCAGCGCAAATCGGCCAAGAATCAGCTCCTAAAAATATCACTTATGAATCAGAATCCCATTAGGTCAAACAGAGAATAtactgaaaaaagaaaaaaccacctcttcctttttcttctcttctcttttcttctgatTTTTCATAGCTGGTTTTGCCACACTTAACGGTGTTCGATGCTTTTTAGGAGGCTGTTCAGAAGACAATGAAGTCACAGATATTTAACGAAACAACTAGATGTCTGATATGTTCTTACCTTTCCACCTAAACTAACTACTTTTCGGTTCTCATGCTGTTTCCTCTCTTTCCACGACATATTTGATGCACCTTAACGAAACACAAGAGCAGCAAAAGTAAAAATTACAGCATAGGATGGAAAAATAACATCTTATTTAAAAAAGCTGCAATGACAATTCAAGGACTAAATATGCAGATTCAAAATTATCCGCTGATCAATAGTAACCCAGCCTGAAACTAACAACTCTATGCAGAACTCAGTAG contains:
- the LOC135650681 gene encoding uncharacterized protein LOC135650681 gives rise to the protein MVKSNLAAEVVYDPSNSRTIKSRSGSYANERRNFMSGNLADMYMKPISKESDDQSDSENEKMDIRKILKDVEYLGASNMSWKERKQHENRKVVSLGGKPPKKHRTPLSVAKPAMKNQKKREEKKKEEELILGRFALKSNSKARKPKPEGRGLKATEGHFRKGVLNVKHLLAPTTSKSSTFDNKKGKKKGTGKKSKRKGS
- the LOC135650683 gene encoding uncharacterized protein LOC135650683 — translated: MNAIATAATPSPMPPSAKTLRVVVKGRVQGVFFRDWTVQTARELGLNGWVRNRRDGSVEALFSGDPTAVDEMVERRCRVGPPAAVVTALSAFPSEDDPGQGFQRKPTV
- the LOC135650682 gene encoding protein CURVATURE THYLAKOID 1A, chloroplastic-like isoform X1, translated to MAATAFAAASPPAAVLSGSRLLAPAPGSASHRAPVLLLPPPPRRSFSSPPISLSSSQPRADHCRFSSLRARATSSSEESSGSGDELLADLKEKWDSIENKSTVLLYGGGAIVAVWLSSVVVGAINSVPLLPKIMELVGLGYTGWFVYRYLLFKDSRKELVNDIEALKKKIAGTGE
- the LOC135650682 gene encoding protein CURVATURE THYLAKOID 1A, chloroplastic-like isoform X2; the protein is MAATAFAAASPPAAVLSGSRLLAPAPGSASHRAPVLLLPPPPRRSFSSPPISLSSSQPRDHCRFSSLRARATSSSEESSGSGDELLADLKEKWDSIENKSTVLLYGGGAIVAVWLSSVVVGAINSVPLLPKIMELVGLGYTGWFVYRYLLFKDSRKELVNDIEALKKKIAGTGE